The following proteins are co-located in the Bacillus pumilus genome:
- the sdhB gene encoding succinate dehydrogenase iron-sulfur subunit yields the protein MSEKNTIQFIITRQDTADGKPYDEEFEIPYRPNMNVISALMEIRRNPVNKKGEKTTAINWDMNCLEEVCGACSMVINGTPRQSCTALIDKLDQPIRLQPMKTFPVVRDLQVDRSRMFNSLKKVKAWVPIDGTYDLGPGPRMPEKKRQWAYELSKCMTCGVCLEACPNVNDKSSFMGPAPLSQVRLFNAHPTGAMNKSDRLEEIMGDGGLANCGNSQNCVQSCPKGIPLTTSIAALNRDTTLQAFRNFFGSDHAE from the coding sequence ATGAGTGAAAAAAACACGATTCAATTCATTATCACACGTCAAGATACAGCAGATGGAAAGCCTTATGATGAGGAATTCGAAATCCCTTACCGTCCGAATATGAACGTCATTTCCGCCCTCATGGAAATTAGACGTAACCCGGTCAATAAAAAAGGTGAAAAAACAACGGCCATCAACTGGGATATGAACTGTCTTGAAGAGGTGTGTGGAGCTTGTTCCATGGTCATTAATGGAACACCGCGCCAGTCATGTACAGCTTTAATTGACAAGTTAGATCAGCCGATCCGTCTCCAGCCGATGAAGACATTCCCTGTTGTGAGAGACTTGCAGGTTGATAGAAGCCGTATGTTTAATTCCTTGAAAAAAGTCAAAGCATGGGTGCCAATCGATGGCACATATGACCTTGGACCTGGACCAAGAATGCCTGAGAAAAAACGTCAATGGGCGTATGAGCTTTCTAAATGTATGACATGTGGTGTCTGCCTTGAAGCTTGTCCAAACGTGAATGATAAGTCTTCCTTTATGGGCCCTGCACCGCTTTCACAAGTTCGTTTATTTAACGCACATCCGACAGGTGCAATGAATAAGTCTGACCGTCTAGAAGAAATTATGGGTGATGGCGGTCTAGCGAACTGCGGGAACTCCCAAAACTGTGTGCAGTCTTGTCCGAAAGGAATCCCGCTGACAACGTCAATTGCAGCACTAAACCGAGATACAACATTACAAGCTTTCCGTAACTTCTTCGGAAGCGATCACGCAGAATAA
- the sdhA gene encoding succinate dehydrogenase flavoprotein subunit, with the protein MSNSSIIVVGGGLAGLMATIKAAEAGTAVKLFSIVPVKRSHSVCAQGGINGAVNTKGEGDSPYEHFDDTVYGGDFLANQPPVKAMCEAAPSIIHLLDRMGVMFNRTPEGLLDFRRFGGTQHHRTAFAGATTGQQLLYALDEQVRRYEVAGLVTKYEGWEFLGAVLDDEEVCRGIVAQNLTTMEIESFRSDAVIMATGGPGIVFGKSTNSMINTGSAASIVYQQGAHYANGEFIQIHPTAIPGDDKLRLMSESARGEGGRVWTYKDGKPWYFLEEKYPAYGNLVPRDIATREIFDVCVEQKLGINGENMVYLDLSHKDPKELDIKLGGIIEIYEKFMGDDPRKLPMKIFPAVHYSMGGLWVDYDQMTNIKGLFAAGECDYSMHGGNRLGANSLLSAIYGGMVAGPNAVKYVSGLEKSAEDLSSATFDSAVKKEQEKWDNILSMDGTENAYVLHKELGEWMTDNVTVVRYNDKLLKTDQKIEELMERYKHININDTASWSNQGAAFTRQLDNMLQLARVITIGAYNRNESRGAHYKPEFPERHDEEFLKTTMATFKGKNQKPAFHYEDVDVSLIAPRKRDYSKKKVEK; encoded by the coding sequence ATGAGTAATTCTAGCATCATCGTTGTCGGAGGCGGCTTAGCAGGTCTCATGGCAACTATAAAAGCAGCAGAAGCGGGAACAGCTGTTAAATTATTTTCAATCGTACCTGTGAAACGTTCGCATTCTGTATGTGCACAGGGCGGAATTAACGGAGCGGTGAATACAAAAGGTGAAGGGGATTCACCTTATGAGCATTTTGATGACACAGTATATGGCGGAGATTTCTTAGCCAACCAGCCGCCAGTAAAGGCAATGTGTGAAGCAGCGCCGTCCATTATCCACTTACTTGATCGTATGGGTGTGATGTTTAACAGAACACCAGAGGGATTACTGGACTTCCGCCGCTTCGGGGGAACACAGCACCACCGTACAGCATTTGCTGGTGCCACAACGGGACAGCAGCTATTATACGCACTGGATGAGCAAGTTCGCCGCTATGAAGTAGCAGGGCTTGTCACGAAATATGAAGGCTGGGAATTCCTTGGCGCTGTTTTAGATGACGAGGAAGTATGCCGAGGCATTGTCGCGCAGAACTTGACGACAATGGAAATTGAATCCTTCCGTTCAGATGCTGTGATCATGGCGACAGGCGGTCCTGGAATCGTGTTCGGTAAATCAACGAACTCCATGATTAATACTGGATCAGCTGCATCAATCGTTTATCAGCAAGGTGCTCATTATGCAAATGGAGAATTCATTCAAATTCACCCAACAGCGATCCCAGGAGATGACAAGCTTCGTCTCATGAGTGAATCAGCTCGTGGTGAAGGCGGACGTGTTTGGACATATAAAGACGGGAAGCCTTGGTACTTCCTTGAAGAAAAATACCCAGCATACGGGAACCTTGTACCGCGTGATATCGCAACGCGTGAAATCTTCGACGTATGTGTCGAGCAAAAGCTCGGCATCAACGGAGAGAACATGGTATACCTTGATCTTTCTCACAAAGATCCAAAAGAGCTTGATATTAAGCTTGGCGGAATCATTGAAATCTATGAAAAATTCATGGGTGATGACCCTCGTAAGCTTCCGATGAAAATTTTCCCTGCTGTCCATTACTCAATGGGCGGATTATGGGTGGATTATGATCAAATGACCAATATCAAAGGTTTGTTCGCTGCCGGAGAATGTGATTACTCTATGCACGGCGGAAACAGACTTGGAGCGAACTCCTTGCTTTCTGCGATTTACGGCGGAATGGTCGCAGGACCAAATGCTGTGAAGTACGTTAGCGGTCTTGAAAAGTCTGCGGAAGACCTCTCTTCTGCAACATTTGACAGCGCCGTGAAGAAAGAGCAGGAGAAATGGGACAACATCCTCAGCATGGATGGCACAGAAAATGCGTACGTGCTTCATAAAGAGCTTGGAGAATGGATGACGGATAACGTGACAGTGGTTCGTTACAATGACAAACTCTTAAAAACAGATCAGAAGATTGAAGAACTGATGGAGCGCTATAAGCATATCAACATCAACGATACAGCATCATGGAGCAACCAAGGCGCTGCCTTCACGCGTCAGCTTGACAACATGCTTCAGCTGGCAAGAGTCATTACGATCGGGGCATACAACCGGAATGAAAGCCGAGGCGCACACTATAAACCGGAATTCCCAGAAAGACACGATGAAGAATTCCTAAAAACAACGATGGCTACGTTCAAAGGGAAGAATCAAAAGCCTGCATTCCACTATGAGGACGTCGATGTATCGTTAATTGCACCTCGTAAACGAGATTACTCGAAGAAAAAGGTGGAGAAATAA
- a CDS encoding succinate dehydrogenase cytochrome b558 subunit, giving the protein MSGNKEFFYRRLHSLLGVIPVGLFLVQHLVINHFATNGPEAFNKAAHFMEQLPFRYALELFVIFLPLIYHAVYGVYIAFTAQNNTSRFSYLRNWLFRLQRITGIITLIFVTWHVWETRIQAQLGAEVNYDMMANILSSPFMLGFYIVGVLSTIFHFANGLWSFAVSWGITVSPRSQRISTYVTLGIFIALSYVGLRAIFAFV; this is encoded by the coding sequence ATGTCGGGGAACAAAGAATTTTTTTATCGGAGATTGCATTCTTTGCTTGGCGTCATTCCGGTCGGTCTATTTTTAGTACAGCACTTAGTGATTAACCACTTTGCGACAAATGGACCAGAGGCGTTTAACAAAGCTGCACACTTTATGGAACAGCTTCCATTCAGATATGCACTTGAGCTGTTCGTGATTTTCTTACCACTGATCTATCATGCTGTTTATGGGGTGTACATAGCCTTTACGGCACAAAACAACACGTCACGCTTCAGTTACTTAAGAAACTGGTTATTCAGACTGCAAAGGATTACAGGTATCATCACATTGATTTTTGTCACTTGGCACGTATGGGAAACACGAATTCAAGCTCAGCTTGGAGCTGAAGTAAACTATGACATGATGGCGAATATTTTAAGCTCTCCATTTATGCTAGGCTTCTATATTGTCGGCGTTTTATCTACTATTTTCCACTTTGCTAATGGCTTGTGGTCATTTGCTGTCAGCTGGGGAATTACCGTTTCACCACGCTCACAAAGAATCTCCACATATGTGACATTAGGTATATTTATAGCGCTTTCATATGTAGGGCTAAGAGCAATTTTCGCTTTTGTTTAA
- a CDS encoding YslB family protein: MNKFESNLEQLKEIEVNGFAYELIREVLLPDILGQDHSSMMYFAGKLLARKFPQESWENIPEFFHDAGWGTLTMVHSKKQEIEFELEGPLVSNRLTYQKEPCFQMEAGFIAEQIQLLNEHVAESYEQVKKRADKVILTVKWDLRDPS; encoded by the coding sequence ATGAATAAATTTGAATCTAACTTAGAACAGCTAAAAGAGATTGAAGTCAATGGATTTGCCTACGAGCTGATACGCGAAGTTCTGCTGCCTGACATTCTTGGTCAGGATCATTCATCTATGATGTATTTTGCGGGTAAGCTGCTTGCTCGTAAATTTCCTCAAGAGTCATGGGAGAATATCCCCGAATTTTTCCATGATGCCGGATGGGGGACTCTCACGATGGTCCATTCTAAAAAACAGGAAATTGAGTTTGAGCTCGAAGGTCCACTTGTATCGAATCGACTCACCTATCAAAAAGAGCCATGCTTTCAAATGGAGGCCGGTTTTATTGCTGAACAGATTCAGCTTCTCAATGAGCACGTTGCTGAATCCTATGAGCAAGTGAAAAAGCGTGCTGATAAAGTCATTTTAACCGTTAAATGGGATTTAAGAGACCCTAGCTAA
- a CDS encoding aspartate kinase, translated as MGLIVQKFGGTSVGSTEKIRKAAERVIAERKAGHDVVVVVSAMGKSTDVLVDLAKELTDDPSKREMDMLLTTGEQVTISLLAMALQAKGYDAISFTGWQAGMKTEQVHGNARIVDIDESRIKEELSAGKVVVVAGFQGIADDLHITTLGRGGSDTTAVALAAALKADKCDIYTDVPGVFTTDPRYVPSARKLAGISYDEMLELANLGAGVLHPRAVEFAKNYQVPLEVRSSIVNESGTLIEEESSMEQNLVVRGIAFEDQMTRVTVCGLSSGLTTLSTIFTTLAKQNINVDIIIQSVTSTNQTSISFSVKTDDLSKAVEVLEEYKGALGYEQIETESKLAKVSIVGSGMVSNPGVAAEMFAVLAEKDIQVKMVSTSEIKVSTVVGRDDMVKAVEALHDAFELSKVSAAAHS; from the coding sequence ATGGGACTAATTGTACAAAAATTTGGCGGAACATCTGTTGGATCGACAGAAAAAATTCGCAAAGCCGCAGAGAGAGTCATCGCTGAACGTAAGGCAGGTCATGATGTGGTCGTGGTTGTGTCGGCGATGGGAAAATCAACGGATGTTCTAGTAGACCTTGCCAAAGAACTCACAGATGATCCAAGCAAGAGAGAAATGGATATGCTGCTAACAACTGGGGAGCAAGTGACCATTTCATTATTGGCGATGGCGCTGCAAGCAAAAGGCTATGATGCCATTTCCTTTACAGGCTGGCAGGCTGGTATGAAAACAGAGCAGGTGCACGGAAATGCAAGAATCGTGGACATCGATGAATCAAGAATCAAAGAGGAACTAAGTGCTGGGAAAGTCGTTGTTGTAGCAGGCTTCCAAGGAATTGCAGATGACCTACATATCACAACACTTGGACGCGGGGGATCAGATACGACGGCTGTGGCACTTGCTGCTGCATTAAAAGCAGACAAATGTGATATATACACGGACGTACCAGGTGTGTTTACGACAGATCCGCGTTATGTACCGTCCGCGCGAAAACTTGCGGGTATTTCATACGATGAGATGCTCGAGCTGGCCAATTTAGGGGCAGGCGTCTTGCATCCGAGAGCCGTTGAGTTTGCGAAAAATTATCAAGTCCCACTAGAAGTCCGTTCTAGTATTGTAAATGAATCGGGTACGTTAATTGAGGAGGAATCATCCATGGAACAAAATTTAGTCGTAAGAGGAATTGCATTTGAAGATCAGATGACACGCGTGACGGTGTGCGGCCTTTCAAGCGGTTTAACAACATTATCGACCATTTTTACGACGCTTGCTAAGCAAAATATCAATGTTGATATCATCATTCAGTCCGTCACAAGCACAAATCAGACTTCCATCTCTTTCTCTGTGAAAACGGATGATTTGTCCAAAGCAGTTGAAGTACTAGAAGAATATAAAGGGGCGCTTGGCTATGAGCAGATTGAGACAGAAAGCAAATTAGCCAAAGTATCCATCGTTGGGTCTGGTATGGTCTCAAATCCAGGTGTAGCTGCTGAAATGTTCGCTGTGTTAGCTGAAAAAGATATACAAGTGAAAATGGTCAGTACGTCTGAAATCAAAGTTTCCACAGTGGTTGGCCGTGATGATATGGTCAAAGCGGTGGAAGCCCTGCATGATGCATTTGAATTATCGAAAGTGAGCGCAGCTGCTCATTCTTAA
- the uvrC gene encoding excinuclease ABC subunit UvrC: protein MNKLIKEKLSVLPDRPGCYLMKDRQNTVIYVGKAKVLKNRVRSYFTGSHDAKTQRLVSEIADFEYIVTSSNIEALILELNLIKKYDPKYNVMLKDDKTYPFIKITNERHPKLIVTRNVKKDKGRYFGPYPNVQAARETKKLLDRLYPLRKCATLPDRVCLYYHLGQCLAPCVYDISEETNKQLVDEITRFLNGGHQQIKKELTEKMQEASEQLEFERAKELRDQIAYIDSTMEKQKMTMSDLSDRDVFAYAYDKGWMCVQVFFIRQGKLIERDVSLFPMYQDPEEEFLTFLGQFYEKNNHFLPKEILVPDSVDQEMIEQLLETNVHQPKKGKKKDLLLLAHQNAKIALKEKFSLIERDEERTIGAVKQLGDALNIYMPYRIEAFDNSNIQGADPVSAMVVFQDGKPYKKEYRKYKIKTVAGPDDYASMREVIRRRYTRVLKDELPLPDLILIDGGKGQINAAIDVLENELNLSVPVAGLVKDEKHRTSNLMMGDTLEIVALERNSQAFYLLQRIQDEVHRFAISFHRQLRGKNAFQSILDDVPGIGEKRKKQLLKHFGSVKKMKEASVQDFQEAGIPKQTAELLMEALKK from the coding sequence ATGAACAAACTGATCAAAGAAAAGCTGTCAGTCCTGCCTGATCGACCAGGCTGTTACTTAATGAAAGATAGACAAAATACGGTCATCTACGTGGGGAAGGCAAAGGTATTAAAAAATAGAGTGCGCTCTTATTTCACTGGATCTCATGATGCCAAAACGCAGCGGCTTGTCAGTGAAATTGCGGACTTTGAATACATTGTGACCTCATCTAACATTGAGGCACTGATTTTAGAGCTGAATTTAATTAAAAAGTATGACCCAAAATACAATGTTATGCTCAAGGATGATAAGACGTATCCTTTTATTAAAATTACGAATGAACGGCATCCTAAGCTGATCGTCACCCGCAATGTGAAAAAGGATAAAGGGAGATACTTCGGTCCATACCCTAACGTACAAGCAGCAAGAGAAACCAAAAAGCTGCTTGACCGCTTATATCCTCTAAGAAAATGTGCGACACTCCCTGATCGTGTCTGTCTTTATTATCATCTTGGACAATGTCTCGCACCATGTGTGTATGACATTTCTGAAGAAACGAATAAACAGCTCGTGGATGAAATCACCAGGTTTCTTAATGGAGGGCACCAGCAAATCAAGAAAGAACTAACCGAAAAGATGCAGGAAGCGTCCGAACAATTAGAGTTTGAGCGGGCAAAAGAACTGAGAGATCAAATCGCTTACATCGACTCAACAATGGAAAAGCAGAAAATGACGATGAGTGACTTATCAGATCGAGATGTATTTGCCTATGCCTATGATAAGGGCTGGATGTGTGTCCAAGTCTTCTTCATCAGACAGGGGAAATTGATTGAACGTGATGTCAGCTTGTTCCCTATGTATCAAGACCCCGAGGAAGAATTCCTTACATTTTTAGGGCAATTTTATGAAAAAAACAACCACTTCCTGCCGAAAGAAATTTTGGTGCCAGACAGCGTAGATCAAGAGATGATCGAGCAGTTGCTTGAGACGAACGTTCACCAGCCGAAAAAAGGAAAGAAAAAGGATTTACTTTTACTTGCACACCAAAACGCCAAAATCGCCCTGAAAGAAAAATTCTCGCTCATTGAGCGCGATGAAGAACGGACAATTGGAGCGGTGAAGCAGCTCGGGGACGCACTTAATATTTATATGCCATACCGGATCGAGGCATTTGATAACTCAAATATTCAAGGAGCAGATCCTGTTTCCGCCATGGTTGTCTTTCAGGACGGGAAGCCATATAAAAAGGAATACCGGAAATATAAAATCAAAACTGTCGCAGGACCAGATGATTATGCATCCATGCGTGAAGTTATCAGAAGACGATATACACGCGTGTTAAAAGATGAGCTGCCGCTGCCAGATTTAATTTTAATTGACGGAGGAAAAGGACAGATCAACGCAGCCATAGACGTGCTCGAAAATGAATTGAATCTGTCTGTTCCAGTGGCAGGTCTTGTGAAAGATGAAAAACATCGGACATCGAATCTCATGATGGGTGATACACTTGAAATTGTTGCGCTAGAGCGTAACAGTCAGGCCTTTTATTTATTGCAGCGTATTCAAGATGAAGTGCACCGGTTTGCCATTAGCTTTCACCGGCAGCTGCGCGGAAAAAATGCATTCCAGTCTATTTTAGATGATGTACCAGGTATTGGAGAAAAGCGAAAAAAACAGCTCCTCAAACATTTTGGCTCTGTGAAAAAGATGAAAGAAGCCTCTGTCCAAGATTTTCAGGAGGCTGGCATTCCGAAACAAACGGCCGAACTTTTAATGGAGGCATTAAAAAAATAG
- the trxA gene encoding thioredoxin — MAIVKATDATFSQETAEGVVLADFWAPWCGPCKMIAPVLEELDQEMGDKMKIVKIDVDDNQETAGKYGVMSIPTLLVLKDGEVVETSVGFKPKEALAELVNKHL, encoded by the coding sequence ATGGCAATCGTAAAAGCTACTGACGCAACATTTTCACAAGAAACGGCAGAAGGTGTTGTTCTTGCAGACTTTTGGGCACCATGGTGCGGACCTTGTAAAATGATTGCTCCAGTTCTTGAAGAACTTGATCAAGAAATGGGCGATAAAATGAAAATTGTAAAAATTGATGTAGACGATAACCAAGAAACTGCTGGTAAATACGGCGTCATGAGTATCCCAACACTTCTTGTTTTAAAAGACGGTGAAGTCGTAGAAACGTCTGTTGGTTTCAAACCAAAAGAAGCACTAGCTGAGCTTGTCAACAAACATCTATAA
- a CDS encoding alpha-N-arabinofuranosidase: MKGTVKVNDVIGRISKHIYGHFQEHLGRGIYDGIWVGEDSSIDHIEGIRTDVLKALQALHIPVLRWPGGCFADEYHWANGVGDLSERKPMVNTHWGGTIESNAFGTHEFMRLCELLECEPYICGNVGSGSVQELAEWVEYITFPKGTPMSDWRIQNGKQKPWKLTYVGVGNESWGCGGNMTPEYYADLYKRYQTYVREFAGNRIYKIACGANSNDVNWTKVLMERAAPWMDGLSLHYYTVPGTWEKKGSATDFDEDEWFTTLKKAYEMEQLVMDHGKIMDRYDPDKRIGMIIDEWGTWYDPEPGTNPGFLYQQNTLRDALVCALHFHIFHRHCQRIHMANIAQTVNVLQAMVLTKDEKMILTPTYHVFHMFQVHQEEEALEVEFDSPPYERRGEKIPQVSVSASRSSDKMHISFCHLNPYEKAEVSLAIDGIDPQTTATGRVLTAERMNAHNTFDDPHSIQPANFEKFAVKPGELTIDLPPMSVVMMTVDLT, translated from the coding sequence GTGAAGGGTACAGTAAAAGTCAATGACGTGATCGGACGCATTTCTAAACACATTTATGGACACTTTCAAGAGCACTTAGGAAGAGGAATTTATGACGGGATTTGGGTAGGAGAAGACTCATCAATTGACCATATTGAAGGAATTCGAACCGATGTGCTAAAGGCGCTTCAAGCATTACATATCCCGGTGCTTAGGTGGCCGGGCGGCTGTTTTGCAGACGAGTATCATTGGGCAAATGGCGTTGGCGATCTGAGTGAACGAAAGCCGATGGTGAACACTCATTGGGGAGGTACCATTGAATCAAATGCGTTTGGCACACATGAATTTATGCGATTGTGTGAGTTACTTGAATGTGAGCCTTATATTTGCGGCAATGTTGGAAGCGGGTCTGTTCAAGAATTAGCGGAATGGGTAGAATACATCACATTTCCTAAGGGGACACCTATGTCCGATTGGCGCATTCAAAATGGAAAACAAAAACCTTGGAAGCTGACTTATGTTGGCGTAGGCAATGAAAGCTGGGGCTGCGGCGGGAATATGACACCTGAATACTATGCAGACCTATATAAACGCTATCAAACGTATGTGAGAGAGTTTGCTGGTAACCGTATTTATAAAATAGCTTGTGGAGCGAATTCAAATGATGTGAATTGGACAAAAGTATTAATGGAACGGGCTGCACCATGGATGGATGGGCTCAGTTTGCATTACTATACCGTTCCTGGTACATGGGAGAAGAAAGGGTCTGCGACTGATTTTGATGAGGATGAATGGTTTACAACGTTGAAAAAGGCCTATGAGATGGAGCAGCTTGTCATGGATCATGGAAAGATCATGGATCGTTATGATCCAGACAAGCGAATCGGGATGATTATTGATGAATGGGGGACATGGTATGACCCAGAGCCAGGGACCAATCCAGGGTTTTTATATCAGCAAAACACACTGAGAGACGCCCTTGTCTGTGCCCTGCATTTTCATATATTCCACCGTCATTGCCAGCGGATTCACATGGCGAATATTGCCCAGACGGTCAATGTCCTGCAAGCGATGGTGTTAACGAAGGACGAAAAGATGATCCTGACCCCTACCTATCATGTATTTCATATGTTTCAAGTGCATCAGGAGGAAGAAGCACTTGAAGTGGAGTTTGATTCACCGCCGTATGAACGCCGAGGTGAAAAAATTCCTCAGGTCAGCGTGTCAGCCTCACGTTCCTCTGACAAGATGCATATTAGTTTCTGTCACCTGAACCCTTATGAAAAAGCAGAGGTATCCCTTGCAATAGATGGGATTGATCCACAAACGACTGCCACTGGCCGCGTGCTGACAGCTGAACGGATGAATGCGCACAATACATTCGATGATCCTCATTCCATTCAGCCTGCGAACTTCGAGAAATTTGCTGTAAAGCCCGGCGAATTAACCATAGATCTCCCGCCTATGTCGGTTGTCATGATGACTGTCGATCTGACTTGA
- a CDS encoding electron transfer flavoprotein subunit alpha/FixB family protein: MSKKVVVLGESRDGKLRNVTFEAIAAAHQVADGGEVIGVLIGDQVKEQADELLYYGADHVMIVEHPHLSYYTSDGFAQALQAILDQVNPDAVLFGHTSIGKDLSPKIAARLQTGLISDAIDVSVTGEHLVFTRPIYSGKAFEKVISTDRLLLATIRPNNVAPLERDASRGGEVTPVSVDIQNLRTIVKEVIKKTSEGVDLSEAKVIVAGGRGVKSKEGFEPLKELAQTLGAAVGASRGACDADYCDYALQIGQTGKVVTPDLYIACGISGAIQHLAGMSNSKVIVAINKDPEAEIFKIADYGIVGDLFEVVPLLNEELKKMNIHS; the protein is encoded by the coding sequence ATGAGTAAAAAAGTTGTTGTACTTGGAGAAAGTCGTGACGGTAAATTAAGAAATGTGACATTTGAAGCGATTGCTGCCGCTCATCAAGTGGCTGATGGCGGTGAGGTCATTGGCGTATTAATAGGGGATCAAGTCAAAGAACAAGCCGATGAACTGCTTTACTATGGAGCGGATCATGTCATGATAGTGGAACATCCGCACCTTTCATATTATACGTCAGATGGTTTTGCGCAGGCGCTTCAAGCCATATTAGATCAAGTCAATCCGGATGCAGTGCTCTTTGGCCATACGTCTATCGGAAAAGACTTGTCACCCAAAATAGCAGCACGCCTGCAGACAGGCTTGATTTCAGATGCGATCGATGTCAGCGTTACCGGAGAACATCTCGTTTTCACTAGACCGATTTACTCTGGAAAAGCCTTCGAAAAAGTCATCTCGACGGATCGCCTACTTTTGGCGACCATTCGGCCAAACAACGTGGCACCGCTGGAGCGAGATGCGTCACGAGGCGGAGAAGTCACTCCAGTTTCTGTCGATATTCAGAACCTGCGAACGATCGTGAAGGAAGTCATTAAAAAAACGTCAGAAGGTGTAGACTTATCCGAAGCAAAAGTTATTGTCGCTGGAGGGCGGGGGGTCAAGAGCAAAGAAGGTTTTGAACCGCTGAAAGAACTCGCCCAAACGCTAGGCGCAGCAGTCGGTGCCTCGCGTGGAGCTTGCGATGCAGACTACTGTGATTATGCCCTGCAAATTGGTCAAACCGGTAAGGTCGTCACACCTGACCTTTATATTGCCTGCGGGATTTCAGGCGCGATTCAGCATTTAGCCGGAATGTCTAACAGTAAAGTCATTGTGGCGATTAACAAAGATCCAGAAGCTGAAATCTTCAAAATCGCCGATTACGGAATTGTTGGTGACTTGTTCGAAGTGGTTCCACTTTTGAATGAAGAGTTAAAAAAGATGAATATCCACTCGTAA
- a CDS encoding electron transfer flavoprotein subunit beta/FixA family protein, with the protein MNIFVLMKRTFDTEEKISIQSGAIQEDGAEFIINPYDEYAIEEAIQLRDEHGGEVTVVTVSSEDAEKQLRTALAMGCDQAVLLNVEDDLEEWDQYSASTILYHYFKEKDASLILAGNVAIDGGSGQVAPRLAELLGFSYVTTITSIQIDGDSASIERDAEGDVEVISAQLPLVVTAQQGLNEPRYPSLPGIMKAKKKPLEELELDDLDLDEDDVPYKIKTIERFLPEKKEGGKVLSGELQDQVKELTDLLRNEAKVI; encoded by the coding sequence ATGAATATATTTGTTTTGATGAAGCGTACGTTTGACACGGAAGAGAAGATTTCCATTCAGTCTGGTGCAATTCAAGAAGATGGGGCAGAATTCATTATTAATCCTTATGACGAGTATGCAATAGAAGAAGCGATTCAGCTTCGGGATGAGCACGGAGGAGAAGTGACCGTTGTCACAGTGAGCAGCGAGGATGCGGAGAAACAGCTGAGAACAGCGCTTGCTATGGGCTGCGATCAGGCCGTTTTGTTAAATGTTGAAGATGACTTGGAAGAGTGGGATCAATATTCAGCTTCTACCATTCTATATCACTATTTCAAGGAAAAAGATGCTTCCTTGATCTTAGCAGGAAATGTGGCGATTGACGGCGGGTCTGGACAGGTTGCCCCGCGCCTTGCTGAATTACTTGGGTTTTCATATGTCACAACGATTACAAGCATTCAAATTGATGGTGATTCCGCTTCAATTGAACGAGATGCAGAGGGTGACGTGGAAGTGATTTCCGCCCAGCTCCCGCTTGTTGTCACAGCGCAGCAAGGTCTTAATGAGCCTCGTTATCCATCATTACCAGGCATTATGAAGGCAAAGAAAAAGCCTCTAGAAGAATTGGAACTAGATGATTTAGATCTCGATGAAGACGATGTGCCATATAAAATCAAAACAATTGAACGTTTCTTACCGGAGAAAAAAGAGGGTGGCAAGGTGCTGAGCGGTGAGCTTCAGGATCAAGTCAAAGAACTGACAGATCTACTAAGAAATGAAGCAAAAGTCATCTAA